One window of Saprospiraceae bacterium genomic DNA carries:
- a CDS encoding NAD-dependent deacylase: MKSNLVVLTGAGISAESGIKTFRDAGGLWEGHDVMEVASLEGWYKNYPLVLDFYNQRRKQLLNSEPNMGHFILKELERYFDVSIITQNVDDLHERAGSNHVLHLHGELLKSRSSIDSSLIYTCTQDILPGDVCEKGSQLRPHIVWFGEEVPLIPLAANKVSNADLVIIVGTSLQVYPAAGLVAYVKSLTKIYYVDPKPSLNYEISNHKSLEIIQEIASRGLEIILQRIT, encoded by the coding sequence TTGAAATCCAATTTAGTTGTTTTAACTGGAGCAGGCATCAGTGCGGAAAGTGGGATTAAAACATTTCGTGATGCTGGCGGACTATGGGAGGGACATGATGTAATGGAAGTTGCTAGTCTTGAAGGATGGTACAAAAATTATCCATTGGTACTCGATTTTTATAATCAACGCAGGAAGCAATTGTTGAATTCAGAACCCAATATGGGTCATTTCATTTTAAAAGAATTGGAACGTTATTTTGATGTAAGCATTATTACTCAAAATGTAGATGATTTACATGAAAGAGCAGGAAGTAACCATGTTTTACATCTTCATGGAGAACTTTTAAAATCGAGAAGTTCAATTGATTCTTCTTTAATTTATACATGCACTCAAGATATTTTACCTGGAGACGTATGCGAAAAAGGCTCCCAATTACGACCACACATCGTTTGGTTTGGAGAGGAGGTTCCACTGATCCCATTGGCTGCAAACAAAGTATCAAATGCAGATCTTGTAATCATCGTTGGGACATCTTTACAAGTTTATCCTGCTGCCGGATTAGTAGCTTATGTAAAGTCCTTAACGAAAATCTATTATGTTGATCCAAAGCCTAGTTTGAATTATGAAATTTCAAATCATAAATCGCTGGAGATTATTCAAGAAATTGCAAGCCGA